One window from the genome of Candidatus Methylomirabilota bacterium encodes:
- the dprA gene encoding DNA-processing protein DprA: MAVCYTDFHSVEPTDEAMNTTRERIRTETGRAPRQIALGDTAYPANLREIQAPPERLYVRGALAEDDALAIAIVGARAATPYGLAVAERLGADLAARGVTVVSGLARGIDSAAHRGALRAGGRTIAVLGSGVDVIYPPENRPLAGEIEASGALVSQFEPGTRPLAGYFPARNRVIAGLSLGVVVVEAASRSGSLITAGLAGELGREVMAVPGPLTSPQSVGAHRLIQDGAALIQGWEDVVGQLPLRWRDRVRALPLSREARGESLPEDNTEAGLLLRIIGEEPVGIDSIIESSGMAVGRASALLVTLEVEGRIRQLDGKRFVQVRLAR, from the coding sequence ATGGCGGTCTGCTATACTGATTTTCATTCCGTCGAGCCGACGGACGAAGCCATGAACACCACGCGCGAACGTATCCGGACGGAGACAGGCCGCGCGCCGAGGCAGATCGCGCTCGGCGACACGGCGTACCCTGCCAACCTCCGCGAGATCCAGGCGCCGCCCGAGCGGCTGTACGTGCGCGGCGCGCTCGCGGAGGACGACGCCCTCGCGATCGCCATCGTCGGCGCGCGCGCGGCGACGCCCTACGGCTTGGCCGTGGCGGAACGGCTCGGGGCCGATCTCGCAGCCCGCGGCGTCACCGTGGTGAGCGGACTCGCTCGCGGCATTGACAGCGCGGCCCACCGCGGGGCACTCCGGGCCGGTGGCCGGACGATCGCGGTGCTGGGCTCGGGAGTGGACGTGATCTACCCGCCCGAGAATCGCCCGCTCGCGGGAGAGATCGAGGCGTCTGGCGCGCTCGTGTCGCAGTTCGAGCCCGGGACGCGGCCCCTGGCGGGATATTTCCCGGCACGCAACCGTGTGATCGCGGGCCTGTCGCTGGGCGTGGTGGTCGTCGAGGCCGCTTCGAGGAGCGGCTCGTTGATCACGGCGGGGCTGGCGGGCGAGCTTGGCCGCGAGGTTATGGCCGTGCCCGGGCCGCTCACGAGCCCGCAGAGCGTGGGCGCGCACCGGCTGATCCAGGACGGTGCCGCGCTGATCCAGGGCTGGGAGGACGTCGTAGGCCAGCTGCCCCTGCGGTGGCGCGATCGGGTCCGCGCGCTACCGCTAAGCCGCGAGGCGCGCGGGGAGTCTCTACCCGAGGACAACACGGAAGCGGGTCTTCTCCTCCGGATCATCGGCGAAGAGCCGGTGGGGATCGACAGCATCATCGAGAGCAGCGGTATGGCGGTGGGCCGGGCTTCGGCCCTGCTCGTCACGCTCGAGGTCGAAGGGCGCATCCGGCAGCTCGACGGCAAGCGCTTCGTACAGGTGAGGCTCGCCAGGTGA